In Bogoriella caseilytica, the genomic window CGAGGTGGGTGCGCCCGCCCTTGCCCTGCCGACCTTCGAAGTTGCGGTTCGAGGTGGAGGCGGCGCGCTGACCGGGGGTGAGCTGGTCGGGGTTCATGCCCAGGCACATCGAGCACCCAGCATTGCGCCACTCCGCGCCGAAGGCCTCGATGACCTTGTCCAGCCCCTCGGCTTCAGCCTGCAACCGCACCCGCGCGGAACCGGGCACCACAAGAACCTGAACGTCCGGAGCTTTCTGCCGGCCCTTGATGACGTCGGCGAAGGCACGCAGGTCCTCGATCCGGCCGTTGGTACATGAACCCATGAAGACGACGTCCACCGGGATCTCGCGCAGCGGCGTCCCGGGCTTGAGGTCCATGTACTCCAGCGCCCGCTCGGCAGCGCGACGTTCGGACTCATCCGCGATATCGACCGGATCGGGCACATGAGCGGAGAGCGGCAGTCCCTGACCGGGGTTGGTGCCCCAGGTGACAAAGGGTTCGAGTTCACTGGCGTTCAAGGTGACCTCGGCGTCGAAGACGGCGTCATCGTCGGAGCGCAGCGTCTTCCAGTACGCCACCGCCTCCTCCCAGTCCTGCCCCTCCGGGGCGTGGGGGCGGCCCTGGATGTACTCGAAGGTGATCTCGTCCGGGGCGATCATGCCGGCGCGGGCGCCTGCCTCGATGGACATGTTGCAGATGGTCATCCGCGCTTCCATCGAGAGCTTGCGAATGGCCTCGCCCCGGTACTCCAGGACATAACCCTGGCCGCCGCCGGTGCCGATCTTGGCAATGATGGCCAGGATGATGTCCTTGGCGGTGGTGCCCGGCTTCAACTCTCCGTCGACGTTGATCGCCATGGTCTTGAAGGGGGTGAGCGGCAGGGTCTGGGTGGCCAGCACGTGCTCCACCTCAGACGTACCGATGCCGAAGGCCAGCGCACCGAAGGCGCCATGGGTCGAGGTGTGGGAGTCGCCGCACACCACGGTCAGGCCCGGCATGGTCAGGCCGAGCTGCGGCCCGACCACGTGCACGATGCCCTGATCGGCGTCACCCAGGGAATGCAGCCGCACGCCGAACTCCTCGGCGTTGGTCCGCAGAGTCTGGATCTGGGTGCGCGAGGTCGGATCGGCGATGGGCCGGTCGATGTTCAGCGTGGGGGTGTTGTGGTCCTCGGTGGCGATGGTGAGATCGGGACGGCGCACGGGGCGCCCCGCCAGGCGCAGACCTTCGAAAGCCTGCGGGCTGGTGACCTCGTGCACGAGGTGCAGATCGATGTAGAGGAGGTCGGGAGCGCCCCTCTCCCCTTCACGCACGACGTGCGCGTCCCAGACCTTTTCGGCCAGCGTTCCGCTCATCTCACTTGCTCCTTCTCGTTATCGTGCAGATCGTCGCCTGCCGTGCCAGCGCGATCACAACGCTTCACCTCTTGCCGTCTCAGGCGCTGAGATGAGAGTATCGCCCCATGGACAACTCTAGCGGAGTCGGCGTACTTGACAAGGCGGCCACTGTCCTGAGCGCTCTGGAGGCCGGTCCGGCCACTCTCGCCCAGCTCGTGGCCACCACTCACCTCGCGCGGCCGACCGCGCATCGCCTCGCGGTGGCGCTGGAACATCACCGCCTCGTTTCCCGTGACATGCAGGGCCGGTTCGTGCTGGGTCCGCGGCTGGCGGAGCTCGCCTCCGCCGCCGGCGAGGACCGCCTACTCAGCGCCGCCGGGCCGGTCCTGACCGCCCTGCGAGACCACACCAATGAGTCCGCGCAGCTCTATCGCCGCCAGGGAGACCAGCGCATCTGCGTGGCCGCGGCCGAACGTCAGATGGGCCTGCGCGATTCGATTCCCGTGGGGGCCACGCTCTCCATGCTCGCCGGTTCAGCCGCCCAGGTACTCCTCGCCTGGGAAGAACCGGACCGCCTGCACCGCGGTCTGCACGGCGCAGCCTTCACGGCCACTGCCCTCTCTCAGGTCCGCCGCCGCGGGTGGTCCCAGTCGGTCGGCGAACGCGAGCCGGGAGTGGCCTCGATCTCCGCGCCGGTGCGGGGGCCCTCGGGCCGGGTCATCGCTGCGGTCTCGGTCTCCGGGCCCGTTGAGCGCATGGGCCGCCAGCCGGGTCGTCTGCACGGGGCCGCGGTCGTCGCAGCAGCCACTCGCCTCAGCGAGTTCCTCAAGCGCATCGACCAGGACTGACCAACCCGTCGCGGCGTCTCGGCTCAGGCCAGGAAGCAATGCGCACTCCCCCACGCAGAACGAAGGCCCCGGATCTCTCCGGGGCCTTCGTCATTCGCCCGGCCACTGCAGGCCTCTCCCGCATCACAGCGGCCGGGTCGATCGGGGGCGCTAGGACTGGCGCCCGGTTCTGCGGGCGGGTGATCGCCCGGTCTTGCAGGCCCGGAGGAGGGGTGGGAGCCGAGTATCCTCCGGGCCCGGTTCGTCGACCTGCCCAGCGGGGCAGGTGGTCGGCTCAGATGAGCCAGCGCTGCTTCTTCACCAGGTCGAGTTCCGCCCAGCGCTTGCCGAAGCCCAGCACACCGCCTGCAGCGGTCAGGCCCATGATGACCATGACGCCGGCGAGCATCAGGTGGTCATCGAAGATCGGGTTGGTGGCGATCGGCAGCGCGGCCAGGTACATGAAGAACAGCATCGCGGCGCCTGCCGCGGCGCCCACTCGCACACCGATGCCGAGCAGCATGGTCACGCCGATGCCGAGCAGTCCCAGCTGGAAGAGCCAGTCGAAGACCGTGATGCCGGCCATCGAGTTGAAC contains:
- a CDS encoding IclR family transcriptional regulator — encoded protein: MDNSSGVGVLDKAATVLSALEAGPATLAQLVATTHLARPTAHRLAVALEHHRLVSRDMQGRFVLGPRLAELASAAGEDRLLSAAGPVLTALRDHTNESAQLYRRQGDQRICVAAAERQMGLRDSIPVGATLSMLAGSAAQVLLAWEEPDRLHRGLHGAAFTATALSQVRRRGWSQSVGEREPGVASISAPVRGPSGRVIAAVSVSGPVERMGRQPGRLHGAAVVAAATRLSEFLKRIDQD
- the leuC gene encoding 3-isopropylmalate dehydratase large subunit yields the protein MSGTLAEKVWDAHVVREGERGAPDLLYIDLHLVHEVTSPQAFEGLRLAGRPVRRPDLTIATEDHNTPTLNIDRPIADPTSRTQIQTLRTNAEEFGVRLHSLGDADQGIVHVVGPQLGLTMPGLTVVCGDSHTSTHGAFGALAFGIGTSEVEHVLATQTLPLTPFKTMAINVDGELKPGTTAKDIILAIIAKIGTGGGQGYVLEYRGEAIRKLSMEARMTICNMSIEAGARAGMIAPDEITFEYIQGRPHAPEGQDWEEAVAYWKTLRSDDDAVFDAEVTLNASELEPFVTWGTNPGQGLPLSAHVPDPVDIADESERRAAERALEYMDLKPGTPLREIPVDVVFMGSCTNGRIEDLRAFADVIKGRQKAPDVQVLVVPGSARVRLQAEAEGLDKVIEAFGAEWRNAGCSMCLGMNPDQLTPGQRAASTSNRNFEGRQGKGGRTHLVSPLVAAATAVRGTLSTPTDLEPVREPAMV